The Haladaptatus cibarius D43 genome window below encodes:
- a CDS encoding DUF7835 family putative zinc beta-ribbon protein: MGRRHRELADFRGRARNSRLRRNRGRCRRVNQNGRPRTTTDRLEPCQNCECETLHEIHVEIRTETPGSTYARQPYRIAECNQCGNRKTERTTNV, encoded by the coding sequence ATGGGTCGTAGACATCGTGAATTGGCAGATTTCCGTGGACGAGCGAGAAATTCTCGGCTCCGACGAAACCGTGGGAGGTGTCGAAGAGTGAACCAGAACGGACGACCAAGGACGACCACCGACCGCCTCGAACCCTGCCAAAATTGCGAGTGCGAAACGCTCCATGAAATTCACGTCGAAATTCGCACGGAGACTCCCGGTTCGACCTACGCCCGTCAGCCGTATCGAATCGCGGAGTGCAACCAGTGCGGAAACCGGAAAACGGAGCGAACCACGAATGTGTGA
- a CDS encoding metal-dependent hydrolase: protein MMPWGHAAFGYVVYSLGHRIWTRAPPAGLAVLALLFGTQLPDLVDKTLSWGLHLFPQGYSVAHSVFVAISVGLLVLAAALFKGRTAVGAAFTVGYWSHLAGDVLIRIVGRDESPFAPVLWPVVTLPPYGHEVSLFDRAFSIIGAFLYSLSTETQLMVLAIYLAPYSLVFLLWLVDGAPIVAELRQAVTGR from the coding sequence ATGATGCCGTGGGGTCACGCTGCGTTCGGCTACGTCGTGTACTCACTCGGCCATCGCATTTGGACGCGCGCGCCGCCCGCCGGACTCGCGGTGCTCGCCCTCCTTTTCGGAACGCAGTTACCCGACCTCGTGGACAAAACCCTCTCGTGGGGTCTGCATCTGTTCCCGCAGGGCTACTCCGTCGCTCACTCTGTGTTCGTTGCGATTTCAGTCGGCCTGCTGGTTCTTGCCGCCGCACTGTTCAAAGGCCGAACTGCGGTCGGTGCGGCGTTCACGGTCGGCTACTGGTCACACTTGGCTGGCGACGTGCTCATCCGAATCGTCGGGCGCGACGAGTCGCCGTTCGCACCCGTCCTCTGGCCCGTCGTGACGTTGCCGCCCTACGGTCACGAGGTGTCCCTGTTCGACCGCGCGTTCAGCATCATCGGCGCGTTTCTGTACTCGCTCTCGACGGAAACGCAGTTGATGGTGCTCGCCATCTACCTCGCGCCGTACTCGCTCGTGTTCCTCCTCTGGCTCGTAGACGGCGCGCCAATCGTCGCGGAGCTCCGACAGGCGGTCACGGGGCGATAG
- a CDS encoding TIGR03557 family F420-dependent LLM class oxidoreductase, whose product MTQLGYTLSSEEHHPNDLVEHATRAEAVGFDFASISDHFHPWISQQGHSPFVWSTLGGVATATDDLPVGVGVTCPIMRIHPVIVAQAAATAATMFEGKFFLGVGTGERLNEHITGEHWPEHPIRLDMLEEAVEIIRKLWQGGQQSYHGDHFTVENARLYTLPDEPPDIVVSAYGPRAAKSAAEISDGFWSVGPQDVVETFEEAGGSGPKYSQMSVCYAEDEEEAIDTALENWPNTSLPGELAAQLSTPTHFEQTCQMVTREDIAAGSIVTDPDPETHLDNLQQFVDAGYDHVYVHQIGPNQESFFDFYEEEVLPEFG is encoded by the coding sequence ATGACGCAACTCGGCTACACGCTGTCGAGCGAGGAGCATCATCCGAACGACTTGGTCGAACACGCCACCCGCGCCGAAGCGGTGGGGTTCGATTTCGCGTCGATTTCTGACCACTTCCATCCGTGGATTAGCCAGCAGGGCCACAGTCCGTTCGTTTGGTCAACTCTCGGCGGTGTTGCCACTGCGACCGACGACCTGCCGGTAGGAGTGGGTGTCACGTGTCCAATTATGCGAATCCATCCGGTAATCGTGGCGCAGGCCGCCGCGACCGCCGCCACGATGTTCGAGGGAAAGTTCTTCCTCGGCGTCGGGACGGGCGAGCGACTGAACGAGCACATCACCGGCGAACATTGGCCCGAACATCCGATTCGACTCGACATGCTCGAAGAGGCGGTCGAAATCATCCGGAAACTCTGGCAGGGCGGACAACAGAGCTATCACGGCGACCACTTTACGGTCGAAAACGCGCGTCTGTACACCCTCCCCGACGAACCGCCGGACATCGTCGTCTCGGCCTACGGGCCTCGGGCGGCGAAATCAGCCGCCGAAATCAGTGACGGCTTCTGGAGTGTTGGCCCGCAAGACGTGGTCGAGACGTTCGAAGAAGCCGGTGGTTCCGGGCCGAAGTACAGCCAGATGTCGGTTTGCTACGCCGAAGACGAGGAGGAGGCAATCGACACGGCGCTGGAAAACTGGCCGAATACGTCGCTTCCGGGCGAACTCGCCGCCCAACTGTCCACGCCGACGCATTTCGAGCAGACCTGCCAGATGGTCACCAGAGAGGACATCGCGGCGGGAAGCATCGTCACCGACCCCGACCCGGAGACGCATCTCGACAACCTACAACAGTTCGTGGACGCGGGCTACGACCACGTTTACGTCCACCAAATCGGCCCGAATCAGGAGTCGTTTTTCGACTTTTACGAAGAAGAGGTTCTGCCCGAGTTCGGGTGA
- the tpiA gene encoding triose-phosphate isomerase translates to MFVLVNLKAYPCDPIEIAEAVRDVSDASGVDIAVAPQTAHLSQVAETGVETWGQHVSPVEHGSHTGSTLAEAVADAGATGTMLNHSENRLKLADIDAGLDAAERAGLDTTVCANNPEQVGAVAALGPNAVAVEPPELIGTGTPVSKADPDIVTDAVAAAEAVDENVSVFCGAGISTGEDLVSARELGAEGVLLASGVAKADDPTAALEDLVSPL, encoded by the coding sequence ATGTTCGTACTCGTCAACCTGAAGGCGTACCCCTGCGACCCAATCGAAATCGCGGAAGCCGTCCGCGACGTGAGCGACGCGAGCGGCGTGGACATCGCTGTCGCGCCCCAGACGGCCCACCTCTCGCAGGTCGCGGAGACGGGCGTCGAAACGTGGGGGCAGCACGTCAGTCCAGTCGAACACGGAAGCCACACCGGAAGCACCCTCGCGGAGGCAGTCGCCGACGCGGGCGCGACCGGAACCATGCTCAACCACTCCGAAAATCGCCTCAAATTGGCGGACATCGACGCGGGACTGGACGCCGCAGAGCGCGCCGGACTCGACACGACCGTCTGCGCGAACAACCCCGAACAGGTCGGTGCGGTCGCCGCACTCGGCCCGAATGCCGTTGCGGTCGAACCGCCGGAACTCATCGGCACCGGAACGCCCGTCAGCAAGGCCGACCCGGACATCGTCACCGACGCCGTGGCCGCGGCGGAAGCAGTGGACGAGAACGTGAGCGTCTTCTGCGGCGCGGGAATCAGCACGGGCGAAGACCTCGTGTCGGCGCGCGAATTGGGTGCCGAGGGCGTCCTGCTGGCCAGCGGCGTCGCAAAGGCCGATGACCCGACGGCCGCGCTGGAAGACCTCGTTTCCCCGCTCTGA
- a CDS encoding J domain-containing protein: MSEIDWPETFPRTEPHDRKSYSGGFRVTRSTAFQNVLDELATWDGVTDVQLDSGAEHQKRNPNKPYADSSFNDPGVVVYFTKGGEQMAAACDRWDNPRDNAQDLYHYLHETRMQEQRGTVTAESEYQKLQLPSADGGAVVASTAPCDVLDVSPDAPDAVVKGAYRELLKERHPDHGGSQEEFRELQNAKEALLGQ, encoded by the coding sequence ATGAGTGAAATCGACTGGCCGGAGACGTTTCCTCGAACCGAACCGCACGACCGTAAATCGTACTCCGGTGGCTTCCGCGTTACTCGTTCGACGGCGTTCCAGAACGTCCTCGACGAGCTGGCGACGTGGGACGGCGTGACCGACGTGCAACTCGACAGTGGCGCGGAACACCAGAAGCGGAATCCAAACAAGCCGTATGCTGATTCGTCGTTCAATGACCCCGGCGTAGTGGTCTACTTCACGAAGGGCGGCGAGCAGATGGCCGCCGCGTGCGACCGCTGGGACAACCCACGCGACAACGCGCAGGACTTGTACCACTACTTGCACGAGACGCGGATGCAGGAACAGAGAGGGACTGTTACGGCAGAGAGCGAGTACCAGAAACTGCAACTCCCAAGCGCCGACGGGGGCGCTGTCGTTGCCTCGACTGCTCCGTGCGACGTTCTCGACGTGTCGCCCGACGCTCCAGACGCGGTTGTGAAAGGCGCGTATCGAGAGCTTCTGAAAGAGCGCCATCCAGACCACGGTGGCAGTCAAGAAGAGTTCAGAGAGCTACAGAACGCGAAGGAGGCACTGCTCGGCCAATGA
- a CDS encoding LVIVD repeat-containing protein: MPSKRRPRTRRQLLRISGTALMGTVLAGCAGLMDDEGETTKNTQTTTSEKKGSGELTLQKVGQLQPSGNAPPSGGYSEVSIREDGKYAILGSKWGISGSYLINLDDPDNPNQVHHLGNPNSAPNLDVKFDFRDGLYYRAIERHHPGNFEVVDYGYDVGTPSNPTVVGTASDGKSHNVTPHPTKPVLYTVNYRLETSGFDVYDVRDPTNPNKISEHGPRGAGHDVTVDPEREVLCCFYQSGEFIGIVIYDVSEPRKPSEIGRFDYQRRKSYSTANVGEEAFGSAHHGHFDPRRELLIVGDERPQGIPGGKHVFDVGWKDGSLSNPIPVGFTVSPNAQRMAEDDFAKRFDWTGHHFSIVPWSERTFIVSADWHEGVMVYDITDPTNPNPVDRYPTDDGMNSLTPNDKVAQFGEAPMAWTARYDANRELVVVSDTFTGLYTFKLATRK, translated from the coding sequence ATGCCCTCGAAACGCCGTCCACGAACCCGCCGACAGCTACTCCGAATTTCCGGTACTGCCCTCATGGGAACTGTTCTCGCTGGTTGTGCTGGTTTGATGGATGACGAGGGCGAAACGACCAAGAACACCCAAACGACCACGAGCGAAAAGAAGGGTTCCGGAGAGTTGACGCTACAGAAAGTGGGTCAACTGCAACCGTCCGGTAACGCTCCTCCCAGCGGTGGCTATTCGGAAGTCTCGATCCGAGAGGACGGCAAATATGCCATCCTCGGTTCGAAGTGGGGAATTAGTGGTTCGTATCTCATCAACCTCGACGACCCCGACAATCCGAACCAGGTTCATCATCTCGGCAATCCGAACAGCGCGCCGAACTTGGACGTCAAGTTCGACTTCCGAGACGGACTGTACTATCGAGCCATCGAGCGACATCATCCCGGGAATTTCGAAGTCGTCGATTACGGCTACGACGTCGGCACACCGAGCAACCCGACGGTCGTCGGCACCGCCTCGGATGGGAAATCACACAACGTGACACCGCATCCGACGAAGCCGGTTCTCTACACAGTGAATTACCGGTTAGAGACGAGTGGGTTCGACGTGTACGACGTGCGCGACCCGACGAATCCCAACAAAATCAGTGAGCATGGCCCGCGGGGAGCGGGCCACGACGTTACGGTTGACCCGGAACGCGAGGTGCTCTGTTGTTTCTATCAGTCCGGAGAGTTCATCGGGATCGTCATCTACGACGTGAGCGAGCCACGAAAGCCGAGCGAAATCGGCCGATTCGACTACCAGCGGCGAAAATCGTACAGCACAGCCAACGTCGGAGAAGAAGCGTTTGGGAGCGCACACCACGGACATTTCGACCCCCGCCGCGAGTTGCTCATCGTGGGTGACGAGCGACCGCAGGGGATTCCGGGTGGAAAACACGTTTTCGACGTCGGATGGAAAGACGGGTCGCTATCGAATCCGATTCCGGTCGGGTTTACCGTTTCGCCGAACGCACAGCGTATGGCGGAGGACGACTTCGCGAAACGTTTCGATTGGACAGGTCACCATTTCAGCATCGTCCCGTGGAGTGAACGGACGTTCATCGTCAGCGCCGACTGGCACGAAGGAGTGATGGTGTACGACATTACAGACCCGACGAACCCGAATCCGGTCGACCGGTATCCGACCGACGACGGGATGAACTCGCTCACGCCGAACGACAAAGTTGCACAGTTCGGCGAGGCACCGATGGCGTGGACGGCGCGGTACGACGCGAACCGCGAACTCGTCGTCGTGAGTGATACGTTTACTGGGCTGTATACGTTCAAACTGGCGACGAGAAAGTAG
- a CDS encoding tyrosine-type recombinase/integrase: protein MSEIDETKSTVRNLSPVEAAERFIAARENRNSQKTVRSYRNRLNEFVAWAEENDIESMRDLDGWWLDEFERYLETTENAPTTIKGKMSALNQLLQYCASIEVVDERLPEKCEPPKLTREEETSDDLLASEDAKEYLAFYRDSTKHYGTIQHVVLELIWHIGGRISCFRALDYGDWYPDQRKLEFRHRPPTRLKKEGRHERNVLVCEPVAEALDFWRERERPEKRDDNGRRPLLTTSHGRASDSSIRCWAYQATQPCLYTGCPHNSDRESCSYTQRQHSSKCPSSRGPHAIRTGSITWQLNNGISYVKVAKRAAASPETIRRYYDKPDYDEELERRRPETENLDILTSPF from the coding sequence GTGAGTGAGATCGACGAGACGAAAAGTACAGTTCGAAATCTCTCGCCTGTCGAAGCGGCAGAGCGATTCATCGCGGCGCGCGAGAACAGGAACAGCCAGAAGACGGTTCGAAGCTATCGGAATCGGTTGAACGAGTTCGTCGCGTGGGCGGAAGAGAACGACATCGAGTCGATGCGTGACCTCGACGGCTGGTGGCTCGACGAATTCGAGCGCTATCTGGAGACGACGGAGAACGCTCCCACCACGATCAAGGGCAAGATGTCGGCGCTGAACCAGTTGCTCCAGTACTGCGCATCTATCGAGGTCGTGGACGAGCGTCTCCCCGAGAAGTGTGAGCCGCCGAAGCTCACGAGGGAGGAGGAGACGAGCGACGATTTGCTGGCGTCCGAGGATGCGAAGGAGTACCTCGCGTTTTACCGCGACTCGACGAAACACTACGGGACGATTCAGCACGTCGTGCTGGAACTCATCTGGCATATCGGTGGCCGAATCAGTTGTTTCCGTGCGCTCGATTACGGCGATTGGTATCCTGACCAGCGAAAGCTGGAGTTTCGGCATCGGCCGCCGACGCGATTGAAGAAGGAGGGCCGCCACGAGCGCAACGTGTTGGTTTGCGAGCCGGTCGCGGAGGCGCTTGACTTCTGGAGGGAACGTGAGCGCCCGGAAAAGCGAGATGACAACGGGCGGAGGCCGTTGTTGACGACATCCCACGGTCGTGCGTCCGACTCGTCGATTCGGTGCTGGGCGTATCAGGCGACTCAGCCGTGTTTGTACACTGGCTGTCCGCACAACAGCGACCGTGAATCCTGTTCGTACACGCAACGCCAGCATTCGAGCAAGTGTCCATCGAGCCGAGGCCCGCACGCGATTCGGACTGGTTCGATTACGTGGCAACTGAACAACGGTATCTCGTATGTGAAGGTGGCGAAGCGGGCGGCGGCGTCTCCTGAGACGATTCGGCGATACTACGACAAGCCGGATTACGACGAGGAACTGGAGCGGCGGCGTCCCGAAACAGAGAATCTCGACATCCTCACGAGTCCGTTCTAA
- a CDS encoding helix-turn-helix transcriptional regulator translates to MNDSDDLTFTDLHAFKRDILYAVRTLERDDPPKGLTVMHALEADYDTEINHSRLYQNLDQLVESGLLDKGQKDERTNEYETTEPTRRMLEARAKRRLRELGLDDCALPSEGEQA, encoded by the coding sequence ATGAACGACAGCGACGACCTGACGTTCACCGATCTCCACGCGTTCAAGCGCGACATTCTCTACGCGGTTCGCACCCTCGAACGCGACGACCCGCCGAAGGGCCTCACCGTCATGCACGCGCTGGAAGCCGACTACGACACGGAAATCAACCACTCCCGGCTCTACCAGAACTTAGACCAACTCGTCGAAAGCGGCCTGCTCGACAAGGGCCAGAAGGACGAGCGTACTAACGAGTACGAAACGACTGAACCGACGCGCCGGATGCTCGAAGCGAGAGCAAAACGCCGACTCAGGGAACTCGGACTCGACGACTGCGCGCTCCCTTCGGAAGGTGAGCAGGCGTGA
- the dinB gene encoding DNA polymerase IV, with protein MSNRGGSRLPGVGDEREERIVFHVDMDCFYAACERLREPELEGEPVVVGMGYEEGESHGAVATASYEAREHGVESAQAIGKALERLPRKGVAETAGDDSDATGYYRPVDIDFYKSVSEDVRAILHDCADTVREVSIDEAYLDVTDRTAWTVAEGFARHVKNRIQREVGVPASVGVAPNMSTAKIASDYDKPDGLVVVEPGTVRDFLAPLGVAEIHGVGPVTARELHEMGIETAGDLADGDPRALADRFGERGRELHQRARGDDDREVTPRGRPKSLSRESAFTSATSDSEEKRSRVETLATAVAERASDRNAMYRTIGVKVVTPPFDVHTRERSLPGPVDDPELVVSVALNLLSEFADDRVRKVGVRVSNLQFTEIDQTSLDGFDAPKRVESEGNGEEPSDTERESTESDAEEKNAETDESQTENSRSGQVSLSDF; from the coding sequence ATGTCGAACCGCGGCGGTTCACGCTTACCCGGCGTCGGCGACGAGCGCGAGGAGCGAATCGTCTTCCACGTCGATATGGACTGTTTCTACGCGGCTTGCGAACGCCTCCGCGAACCCGAACTCGAAGGCGAACCGGTTGTCGTCGGCATGGGATACGAAGAAGGGGAATCACATGGCGCAGTCGCAACCGCGAGTTACGAAGCCCGAGAACACGGCGTCGAGAGCGCACAAGCCATCGGAAAAGCACTCGAACGACTGCCGCGGAAAGGAGTCGCGGAGACCGCTGGCGATGATTCGGATGCGACGGGCTACTACCGTCCCGTGGACATCGACTTTTACAAATCCGTCAGCGAAGACGTGAGGGCCATTCTCCACGACTGCGCGGATACCGTGCGCGAGGTGAGCATCGACGAGGCCTACCTCGACGTGACCGACCGAACCGCGTGGACAGTCGCGGAGGGGTTCGCCCGGCACGTCAAAAACCGAATTCAGCGCGAGGTCGGCGTCCCGGCGAGCGTCGGCGTCGCGCCGAACATGAGCACCGCCAAAATCGCAAGCGACTACGACAAACCGGACGGCTTGGTCGTCGTGGAACCGGGAACCGTCCGCGACTTTCTCGCCCCACTCGGCGTGGCCGAGATTCACGGTGTCGGCCCCGTGACGGCGCGAGAACTCCACGAAATGGGCATCGAGACGGCGGGCGACTTAGCCGACGGCGACCCCCGTGCGCTCGCCGACCGATTCGGCGAGCGCGGACGCGAACTTCACCAGCGAGCGCGCGGCGACGACGACCGGGAGGTTACGCCGCGGGGGCGACCGAAAAGTCTCTCGCGCGAATCCGCGTTTACCAGTGCGACGAGCGACTCCGAGGAAAAACGCTCGCGTGTCGAAACCCTCGCAACCGCCGTGGCGGAGCGCGCCAGCGACCGAAACGCGATGTACCGAACCATCGGCGTGAAGGTCGTGACGCCACCATTCGACGTACACACCCGCGAGCGGTCGCTTCCCGGCCCGGTTGACGACCCGGAACTCGTCGTCTCCGTCGCGCTCAATTTGCTTTCTGAGTTCGCAGACGACCGAGTTCGAAAAGTCGGCGTGCGCGTCTCGAATCTCCAATTTACCGAAATCGACCAGACGAGTCTCGACGGATTCGACGCGCCAAAGCGCGTCGAATCGGAAGGGAATGGAGAGGAACCATCGGACACCGAGCGAGAATCGACCGAGAGCGATGCCGAGGAGAAGAACGCCGAAACGGACGAATCCCAAACTGAAAACTCCCGTTCCGGTCAGGTGTCGCTTTCCGACTTTTGA
- a CDS encoding HalOD1 output domain-containing protein yields MVAEDEMDDSTERESSIDDRPSIRVVNAIAEHEGTMPTEIRPVLYDIIDPDALDSLFSKTQLGNPRSDGHVSFDYDGHEVTVYSDGRVEIERLRERSTESPESVGSMESFSSASESTSGDN; encoded by the coding sequence GTGGTAGCAGAGGACGAGATGGATGATTCCACCGAGCGCGAGTCGAGTATCGACGACCGGCCCAGTATTCGGGTCGTTAACGCCATCGCCGAACACGAAGGGACGATGCCCACGGAAATCAGACCAGTCCTCTACGATATTATCGACCCGGACGCGCTCGACTCCTTGTTTTCGAAAACACAACTCGGAAACCCTCGCTCGGATGGTCACGTGAGTTTCGACTACGATGGCCACGAGGTAACGGTGTACAGCGACGGGCGAGTCGAAATCGAACGTCTTCGAGAGCGTTCGACCGAGTCGCCCGAATCAGTCGGTTCTATGGAATCTTTCTCCTCGGCATCCGAATCCACTTCCGGTGACAACTGA
- a CDS encoding HalOD1 output domain-containing protein: MGIEIENHSGDDSSEASSTYVFDIESEMANGHTCAGIVRVLAEVMDEHPNEMRPLHAVVNCDAIDALFRTRRYGEARDNVSMTFHYDVYEVTVDANGKVVVKE, translated from the coding sequence ATGGGAATCGAAATAGAAAATCACAGTGGCGACGATTCGTCCGAAGCGTCTTCGACGTACGTCTTCGACATCGAATCGGAGATGGCCAACGGACACACGTGTGCAGGTATCGTACGCGTCCTCGCAGAGGTGATGGACGAGCATCCGAACGAGATGCGCCCGCTTCACGCAGTCGTGAACTGTGACGCCATCGATGCCCTGTTCCGTACCCGACGGTACGGCGAGGCGCGCGACAACGTCTCCATGACCTTCCACTACGACGTGTACGAGGTAACCGTTGACGCGAACGGGAAAGTCGTCGTGAAAGAGTAG